In one window of Camelina sativa cultivar DH55 chromosome 15, Cs, whole genome shotgun sequence DNA:
- the LOC104747835 gene encoding tyrosine decarboxylase 1-like, which produces MGNESRNVLKPMDSEQLREYGHRLIDFIADYYKTIESFPVLSQVQPGYLHKLLPDIAPDHPETMDQVLDDVRAKILPGVTHWQSPSFFAYYPANSSVAGFLGEMLSAGLGIMGFSWITSPAATELEMIVLDWLAKLLNLPEQFLSKGNGGGVIQGSSSEAILVVLIAARNKVLRNVRQNALEKLVVYSSDQTHSAFQKTCQIVGIHPENCRVLETDASTNYALRPGLLQEAVSQDLEAGLIPFFLCATVGTTSSAATDPLAELGKIANSNDMWFHVDAAYAESACICPEYRQYIDGVETTDSFSMSAHKWFLTNFDCSLLWVKDQDSLTEALSTNPEYLKNKASQANLVVDFKDWQIPLGRSFRSLKLWMVLRLYGSEALKNYIRNHIKLAKDFEQLVSEDPNFEIVTPRIFSLVCFRLVPAKNDEKKCNNRNRKLLDAVNSSGKLFISHTALSGKIVLRCAIGAPLTEEKHVKEAWKVIQDEASFLLHK; this is translated from the exons at GGGAAATGAAAGCAGGAACGTGTTGAAGCCGATGGACTCAGAGCAACTCAGAGAATACGGACATCGACTGATCGATTTCATTGCCGATTATTACAAAACCATCGAAAGTTTCCCTGTTCTTAGCCAAGTTCAG CCAGGCTATCTTCATAAGCTTTTGCCTGATATCGCACCAGACCACCCTGAAACGATGGACCAAGTTCTTGATG ATGTTCGGGCGAAGATATTGCCTGGAGTTACACATTGGCAAAGCCCGAGTTTCTTTGCTTATTACCCTGCCAACAGCAGTGTTGCCGGGTTCTTGGGTGAAATGTTGAGTGCTGGTCTTGGAATTATGGGTTTTAGTTGGATAACTTCTCCAGCTGCCACCGAGCTTGAGATGATCGTTCTTGATTGGCTTGCAAAACTTCTCAACCTACCCGAGCAGTTTCTATCCAAAG GAAATGGAGGTGGAGTAATACAAGGGTCAAGTAGTGAAGCTATTCTTGTTGTTCTGATTGCTGCACGCAACAAGGTTTTAAGAAACGTTAGGCAAAACGCGCTTGAGAAGCTTGTTGTCTACTCCTCTGACCAGACTCATTCAGCGTTTCAAAAGACCTGCCAG ATCGTTGGAATCCATCCTGAGAACTGCAGGGTTCTTGAAACCGACGCATCTACAAATTACGCTCTGCGTCCAGGATTGCTTCAAGAAGCTGTTTCTCAAGATCTTGAAGCTGGATTGATTCCATTCTTCTTATGTGCTACT GTTGGAACCACTTCTTCAGCCGCCACTGATCCATTGGCTGAATTGGGAAAGATCGCTAAC AGCAATGACATGTGGTTTCACGTAGATGCAGCTTATGCTGAAAGTGCTTGTATATGTCCAGAGTACCGACAATACATCGACGGTGTGGAAACTACAGACTCTTTTAGCATGAGTGCTCACAAATGGTTCCTTACTAATTTCGATTGTTCACTACTTTGGGtgaag GATCAAGATTCTCTCACTGAAGCTCTTTCAACAAATCCCGAGTATCTCAAAAACAAG GCCTCTCAGGCAAACTTGGTTGTTGATTTCAAAGATTGGCAAATCCCTCTAGGACGAAGTTTCAG ATCATTGAAACTATGGATGGTTTTACGGCTCTATGGATCTGAGGCCTTGAAGAATTATATAAGAAACCATATCAAACTCGCTAAAGATTTCGAACAACTTGTTTCTGAAGATCCTAACTTTGAG ATTGTCACACCTCGGATCTTTTCTCTTGTCTGTTTCCGCCTTGTGCCTGCGAAAAACGATGAAAAGAAGTGTAATAACCGAAACCGCAAACTCCTAGACGCAGTGAACTCTTCAGGGAAGCTCTTCATTTCTCACACG GCTTTGTCGGGAAAAATCGTACTACGTTGCGCCATAGGAGCACCATTGACGGAGGAGAAGCACGTGAAGGAGGCGTGGAAGGTTATTCAGGATGAAGCATCTTTCTTGCTTCACAAGTAA
- the LOC104747837 gene encoding alpha-glucan water dikinase 2-like, with the protein MSAKCRAPKGCEGSGRDLGWSIFSGRAMSFITKNTYIESPTMISYPSKRIALYSKPSIIFWSDSNDEDLEGNAGAGLYDSVIMDEAEEVVVDYSREPLIVDKDKAFQMRLFSTIVEAGNVIETLYGSPQDMEGVVKGGHIYIVQARPQV; encoded by the exons ATGTCTGCAAAATGTCGAGCTCCCAAAG GTTGTGAAGGGTCTGGGAGAGACCTTGGTTGGAGCATATTTTCAGGACGAGCAATGAGCTTCATCACCAAAAATACTTACATTGAGTCTCCAaca ATGATCAGCTACCCAAGTAAGAGGATAGCTCTGTATTCTAAACCCTCAATCATATTCTGGTCAGACTCAAACGATGAGGATCTCGAGGGAAACGCAGGGGCTGGACTTTACGACAG TGTGATAATGGATGAAGCGGAGGAAGTGGTGGTGGATTACTCAAGGGAGCCACTAATAGTGGACAAAGACAAAGCCTTTCAAATGCGCCTGTTCTCAACAATTGTAGAAGCTGGAAATGTGATAGAGACGCTCTATGGTTCTCCTCAAGACATGGAAGGTGTTGTCAAAGGTGGCCATATTTACATCGTCCAAGCTAGACCTCAAGTTTAA
- the LOC104748915 gene encoding uncharacterized protein LOC104748915, which translates to MGKIFDLKIFFHGFLLRGGYDYVFSPLFRFDWSDWALFQGFRSLVFWDLRATSAGFSVSFLGGSVDWFRVRVSGYQGCFYCGIAFSSPLGFVAVTDGLFRSSEAHYKLVSSPVDILHPLSLSLNSFSKYQWRLKRVLPGLISETQSAFVPGRLISDNILIAQEMFHGLRTNPSCKGKFMAIKTDMSKAYDRVEWAFVEEILRKMGFAETWISWIMFCVTSVEYRVLLNGQPNGLIVPERGLRQGDPLSPYLFILCTEVLVANIRKAEMDKLITGIKVANKCPPITHLLFADDSLFFCKVDKDQCKVILDILKQYESVSGQQINFAKSSLQFGHKVDEVTKAEMQGVLGITNLGGMGSYLGLPESLGGAKTKVFAFVRDRMQSRTNGWTAKLLSKGGREVMIKSVATAVPTFVMSCFRLPKTITSKLTSAVANFWWSSNGQTGGMHWLAWDKLCVSKQLGGLGFRNIDDFNSALLAKQLWRLIEVPDSLFARVFKRLIKRVGTGESISVWNDPWIPAQFPRPALCTGPHMDPNLTVTQLIDRRTNTWRLDLLNELFDPTDVELIRAIPLRSIQNADQFGWHFTKTGKYTVKSGYHLARQEVPRTFQASGCGPEITSLLASVWRVPCSPKIQHFMWQVLSGCIPVAANLARRGIACDPGCVRCGAEEETINHAIFVCPPARQVSTFPWLMWYIWKARNARVYENIDERPEEIVLVAEGEAMTWQQAQVEGDIMVLTSAVNAPEPGQRRPAVNLPTSFTGYRCFVDGSWKPSDPLAGAGWVCSSVQDPTLIKGATNFRRSLSPLHAEVEAFIWAMRCMIGHDFRDVAFYTDCSDLVKMVSSPSDWPAFSAYLDDIKVDRTEFSTFSLSFISRNANVSADSLARQARTSPHHVLYVNNFPPNWLV; encoded by the exons ATGGGGAAAATATTCGATCTCAAAATCTTTTTCCATGGGTTTCTTCTACGCGGTGGTTATGACTACGTCTTCTCGCCTTTGTTTCGGTTTGATTGGAGTGATTGGGCTTTATTTCAGGGATTTAGGAGTCTGGTCTTCTGGGATCTGCGGGCAACATCTGCGGGATTCTCAGTTTCCTTTTTGGGCGGCTCAGTGGATTGGTTTCGGGTTCGCGTATCTGGATATCAAGGCTGTTTTTATTGTGGAATTGCgttttcttctcctcttggGTTTGTAGCAGTTACTGATGGTTTGTTTAGGTCTTCTGAGGCTCATTATAAATTGGTCTCCAGTCCTGTGGATATCCTTCATCCTCTATCGCTTTCTCTCAATTCCTTTTCAAAGTATCAGTGG CGTTTGAAGAGGGTTTTACCGGGCCTTATCTCTGAGACTCAATCGGCCTTTGTCCCCGGACGGCTGATTTCAGATAATATACtgattgctcaggagatgtttcacggGTTACGTACAAACCCGTCTTGTAAAGGGAAATTTATGGCGATTAAAACcgatatgagtaaggcatatgataggGTTGAGTGGGCTTTTGTTGAGGAGATCCTTCGGAAAATGGGGTTTGCGGAAACATGGATTTCTTGGATTATGTTCTGTGTCACTTCGGTTGAGTACAGAGTTCTTTTGAATGGCCAACCAAATGGATTGATAGTCCCGGAGAGGGGTTTACGCCAGGGAgatcctttatctccttatttatttattttatgcacgGAAGTTTTAGTAGCTAATATCCGGAAAGCGGAGATGGATAAACTTATTACAGGGATAAAAGTAGCGAATAAATGCCCGCCAATAACGCACTTGTTGTTCGCAGATGATAGTCTATTTTTCTGCAAGGTTGATAAGGATCAATGTAaggttattttggatatcttAAAACAGTACGAATCGGTTTCGGGAcagcaaataaattttgcaaaatcttcaTTACAGTTTGGTCACAAGGTTGATGAGGTTACAAAAGCAGAGATGCAGGGGGTCCTTGGGATTACAAATTTGGGTGGCATGGGCTCATATCTCGGTTTACCGGAGAGTTTGGGTGGGGCTAAAACGAAGGTTTTCGCCTTTGTCCGGGATAGGATGCAGAGTAGGACGAATGGTTGGACAGCAAAACTGCTTTCAAAAGGGGGAAGGGAGGTGATGATAAAATCGGTGGCGACTGCTGTTCCAacgtttgtgatgtcttgttttcgatTACCGAAGACAATTACATCCAAACTCACGAGTGCAGTGGCTAACTTTTGGTGGAGCTCTAATGGTCAGACGGGAGGCATGCATTGGCTTGCTTGGGACAAATTATGTGTTAGTAAGCAGTTGGGAGGGCTAGGATTCAGGAACATAGACGATTTTAACTCGGCTCTGTTGGCAAAACAATTATGGCGACTGATTGAGGTTCCGGACTCACTCTTTGctagggtttttaaaa gacttattaaaagGGTTGGCACCGGGGAATCCATCTCAGTATGGAATGACCCCTGGATaccagctcaattcccgagaccagctttaTGCACGGGCCCGCATATGGACCCCAATCTAACCGTGACTCAATTAATTGATCGTCGAACAAATACTTGGCGTTTGGACTTGCTCAATGAGCTTTTCGATCCGACGGATGTTGAATTGATAAGGGCGATACCTTTACGTAGCATTCAAAATGCTGACCAGTTCggttggcattttacaaaaACGGGAAAGTATACGGTGAAGTCTGGTTATCACTTGGCCCGTCAGGAAGTTCCTCGGACTTTTCAGGCTTCTGGATGTGGTCCAGAGATTACTTCCCTACTGGCTAGTGTTTGGAGGGTTCCTTGTTCAccaaaaattcaacattttatgtggcaagtctTATCAGGGTGTATCCCGGTGGCGGCGAATTTGGCACGGCGGGGCATTGCGTGCGATCCGGGATGTGTCCGGTGTGGTGCTGAGgaggaaacaataaatcatgccATTTTTGTTTGTCCTCCAGCTCGCCAG GTTTCAACGTTTCCctggcttatgtggtatatttggaaagctcgGAATGCACGGGTCTATGAAAATATTGACGAGCGGCCCGAGGAAATTGTTTTGGTCGCGGAAGGTGAGGCTATGACATGGCAACAGGCGCAGGTGGAGGGTGATATTATGGTTTTGACCTCAGCCGTAAACGCACCAGAGCCCGGTCAGAGGAGGCCCGCCGTAAATCTTCCAACATCTTTTACGGGGTATCGCTGTTTcgtagatggatcttggaaacCGAGTGACCCGCTTGCTGGTGCAGGATGGGTTTGTTCATCGGTCCAGGACCCAACGCTGATAAAAGGAGCTACTAATTTTCGACGAAGTCTCTCTCCCTTgcatgctgaagtagaagctttcatttgggcaatGCGGTGTATGATCGGACATGACTTCAGAGATGTGGCGTTCTACACAgactgttcagacttggtgaagatggtgtcttctccttcgGACTGGCCAGCTTTCTCGGCGTACCTAGACGACATCAAGGTAGACAGGACAGAATTCTCGACTTTCTCCCTATCTTTTATTTCTAGAAACGCAAATGTAAGTGCGGACTCtctggcacgccaagcgcgtacctctccgcatcatgttttgtatgtaaacaattttccaccaaattggctcgtttga